Proteins from a genomic interval of Rosa chinensis cultivar Old Blush chromosome 2, RchiOBHm-V2, whole genome shotgun sequence:
- the LOC112187338 gene encoding UPF0481 protein At3g47200 produces the protein MSNLDQIQYEGMGGTSDIEKGEVDESVPVHLERKGHSQKKKKQRKGMTVEERKRTFNLEISVAESPLPFSCCIFRVPEVLRRQKKEAYTPDIVSIGPFHRGAKKLKLLENVKKWYLKCLFLPQRQGQRSTALSLDSLTERIKVEELDKRARGCYSDPCHHLDQDDFIEMLILDGCFLIELFRKAPSQHEDIRQDNDDPIFNMSCMLEYLYHDLLLLENQLPWFVLQYFYNLIDSGSSKLLREVVIDFFKDSVSDFKIFSTRDPKIEILHILDLIRTSLVHEHEVKNENVQQKQDSGVPITNIKKDLVHLPQRIPSAASLSEAGVEFKNGTSGCILNIKFEKGVFTIPPLAIDERTGPLFRNLMAYEQCYISCKHKITSYAVLMDNLIDTNEDVNLLCEKHIVANWLSADDAAKFFNDLYNDTTVIDFVYKELCENVHKYHEATWNRWREKLKRDYFDTPWATISFFAAFVLLVLTFLQTIYTIQPYYHPR, from the coding sequence ATGAGCAACTTAGATCAGATCCAATACGAAGGCATGGGAGGTACCAGTGATATAGAAAAGGGTGAAGTGGATGAAAGCGTTCCAGTTCATCTAGAACGTAAAGGTcattctcaaaagaaaaaaaaacaacgtaAAGGTATGACTgttgaagaaaggaaaagaaccTTCAATTTAGAGATTTCGGTGGCCGAATCACCTTTGCCTTTTTCATGTTGCATCTTCAGAGTTCCTGAGGTGCTACGAAGACAAAAAAAGGAGGCATACACACCTGACATAGTCTCAATCGGGCCCTTTCATCGAGGTgctaaaaaattaaaactccTGGAAAATGTGAAAAAATGGTATTTAAAATGTCTTTTCTTACCACAGCGTCAGGGACAGCGCTCGACAGCATTGAGCCTGGATAGCTTGACTGAAAGGATCAAGGTAGAGGAACTGGATAAACGAGCCCGGGGTTGTTATTCAGACCCATGCCATCATCTTGACCAAGACGACTTCATAGAGATGCTTATTCTCGATGGTTGTTTCTTGATAGAATTATTTCGTAAGGCACCTTCTCAACATGAAGACATTCGACAAGATAATGACGACCCTATTTTCAACATGTCTTGTATGCTCGAATATCTGTACCATGATCTTCTGTTGCTAGAAAATCAGCTACCTTGGTTTGTGCTCCAGTATTTCTATAATCTAATTGACAGCGGTAGCTCTAAACTCCTCAGAGAAGTGGTAATCGACTTCTTCAAAGATTCAGTGTctgatttcaaaattttcagcACCCGCGATCCTAAGATTGAGATTCTTCACATACTTGATCTGATTAGAACTTCGCTCGTTCATGAACATGAAGTTAAGAATGAAAATGTTCAGCAAAAACAAGACTCAGGGGTCCCtataacaaatataaaaaaagaccTAGTCCACTTGCCACAGAGGATACCTAGTGCTGCTTCTCTTTCAGAGGCGGGAGTTGAATTTAAAAATGGCACCTCAGGTTGCATATTGAACATAAAGTTCGAAAAAGGCGTTTTCACCATTCCTCCTCTGGCTATCGATGAGAGGACGGGTCCTTTGTTCAGGAACCTTATGGCCTACGAACAGTGTTATATCAGTTGCAAACACAAGATAACATCCTACGCGGTTTTGATGGATAACCTCATCGATACGAACGAGGATGTGAATCTTCTATGTGAGAAACATATAGTAGCCAACTGGTTGAGTGCCGATGATGCTGCGAAGTTCTTCAACGATCTATACAATGACACCACAGTGATTGACTTTGTCTACAAGGAACTCTGCGAAAACGTGCATAAATATCACGAAGCTACATGGAACAGGTGGAGAGAGAAACTGAAACGTGATTATTTTGATACACCATGGGCTACTATCTCTTTTTTCGCAGCTTTTGTCCTCCTGGTCCTCACCTTCTTGCAGACCATTTACACAATACAGCCATACTATCATCCTCGTTAA
- the LOC112187029 gene encoding probable adenylate kinase 7, mitochondrial, which translates to MAGLSRLELAAASLLKRRSFGLLAQPRRAYGSAAAAQLDYYSDEEEEQQTAVVDSAGWVPRRGIQWVLIGDRGAKKHLYAERLSKLLEVPHISMGTLVRQELNPRSSLYKQIANAVNEGKLVQDEVIFALLSKRLEEGYYRGENGFILDGIPRTRIQAELVDQIAEIDLVVNFKSTDDLVKKNLGTGSLALSQDYLRMSNSMHDVNLQEEQLKSANAEQSKLLEDYYRKQNKLIDFHMKGAPGETWKGLLAALHLQHINAVSSSQKLTA; encoded by the exons ATGGCCGGACTCAGCCGCCTCGAACTCGCCGCCGCGTCGCTGCTGAAACGACGCAGTTTCGGCCTCCTCGCGCAGCCGCGCCGAGCCTATGGATCGGCCGCTGCGGCTCAGCTGGACTATTACTCCGACGAGGAAGAAGAGCAGCAAACGGCGGTGGTGGACTCAGCCGGGTGGGTCCCACGGAGAGGGATACAATGGGTGCTGATAGGAGATCGAGGTGCGAAGAAGCACTTGTACGCCGAGAGGCTCTCGAAGCTTCTGGAAGTTCCCCACATTTCTATGGGCACCCTCGTCCGCCAGGAGCTCAACCCTCGCTCTTCTCTCTACAAGCAG ATTGCGAATGCGGTGAATGAAGGAAAGCTTGTTCAGGATGAAGTGATTTTCGCATTGTTGTCGAAAAGGCTTGAGGAAGGATACTACAGAGGTGAAAATGGATTCATTCTTGATGGGATTCCTCGAACTAGAATTCAAGCT GAGTTAGTTGACCAAATTGCGGAAATTGATCTAGTAGTGAATTTCAAATCCACTGATGACTTGGTGAAGAAGAATCTAGGAACTGGAAGCTTGGCTCTTAGTCAAGATTATCTGAGGATGAGTAACTCTATGCATGATGTAAATCTGCAGGAAGAACAACTGAAATCTGCAAATGCTGAGCAG AGCAAGTTGTTGGAGGATTACTACAGAAAACAGAACAAACTCATTGATTTTCACATGAAAGGTGCCCCCGGAGAAACCTGGAAGGGCCTGCTGGCTGCATTGCATCTTCAGCATATAAATGCTGTCAGTTCTTCCCAGAAGCTAACTGCATGA